A stretch of the Argentina anserina chromosome 6, drPotAnse1.1, whole genome shotgun sequence genome encodes the following:
- the LOC126798093 gene encoding protein LONGIFOLIA 1-like: MSAKVFHSFRDENREFHKQIGCMSGIFQLFDRRHFLSGRSLNGQSHKRLAAGENGNQEMDPKSRALQKATDKNRKKVVKERRNFTESSTTTVSSSSCSSTFSSSLECNKAAPQEQSSSGQTIYNDRHTQDLSMNKLNASKPLSQQSFDSTYREARGISIRPGGKDGVGHILKYIDSPRPSQPLKPIKPRVSGAGESFQVHAKLREAHRKSNEEKVDCRRFVPKEARRLSYDERASRDAVKSSTKLKEVPRLSLDSKERSTRRACSPETRSNNFFNDLQRENGCSDKMLDLQPETGIFKRPLNVVAKLMGLDLSESVSASVTPSRLIDTCPYDRFDPLSRSSRTTDESKQDVSSGLPSRMQKGFSSPQRRSANSVMKPAANSKFPLETAPWRQPQGSKGSPQSAFICQEEPTKAPKSSPTVYGEMEKRLAELEFKKSGKDLRALKQILEAMQTKENSEDKKEASYFASQVSNNSVLSESTISASKKYVKTGPSLPATSMGSRSPKSYRSPIIIMKPGLVEKTHNSTSTMISMNTRSHPRKVHHSNPVDNREELLERKAKDLTPRNIHTGDSFSGRPRSTDKNPNVRTSKAAHKPKMSQSEESSPVPSRSITSPRLQNRRFGLENQSPTATLSSDSSMTRRQRSRQTLEVSTTGRRLGPKSLSLHQSNCQLSETSTSTRAMSHQDDTSSQQSESNISSVLDADTEATSIHQSDMIRDTYLKRHSQKQNSPVVGLNDDRLTAEPGKASLEQPSPISVLDSTFYRDDSPSPVKKISNAFKDDGQNLEAEYGPMDIGLITSSVTPSLGAEIDRYRLENLKQLILNHRHRSSTHEEPILDHIPLHCDRSNPDRMYISDILVASGILTYLESSWTTVEPHTLDHLINPNFFLALEEIWADIKLHDDGKRCGKILQSQLDDKNQRKLVFDVVNEFLLQKLVVENKPRFSPNKLAEGKPRGQQLLTELCSQVDQLQKSNLNGNLDDEDASLTNILLENFMDQSQNWAKCDGEIPSIVLDVERLIFKDLITEIVSREPVQHAGWSGGHCRQLFSKKGLW, encoded by the exons ATGTCTGCAAAGGTGTTTCATTCATTCAGAGATGAGAATCGAGAATTCCATAAACAAATTGGTTGCATGAGTGGGATTTTCCAGCTGTTTGATCGCCGGCATTTCCTCTCCGGCCGGAGCCTCAATGGCCAAAGCCACAAGAGACTTGCTGCAG GCGAGAATGGGAACCAAGAAATGGATCCCAAAAGCAGAGCACTGCAGAAAGCTACA GATAAAAATCGAAAGAAGGTTGTCAAAGAGAGACGAAACTTCACAGAATCATCCACAACCACtgtttcttcatcttcttgttcATCTACCTTCTCATCATCTCTTGAATGCAACAAAGCAGCTCCGCAAGAACAATCCTCCTCTGGCCAAACAATTTACAATGACAGACATACTCAGGACCTGTCAATGAACAAACTAAATGCTTCAAAGCCCTTAAGCCAGCAATCCTTTGACTCTACGTACAGAGAAGCTCGTGGCATTTCAATCAGACCTGGAGGAAAAGATGGAGTAGGTCATATATTGAAATACATTGACTCCCCAAGGCCTTCACAACCTCTAAAACCCATCAAGCCAAGAGTTTCTGGTGCTGGCGAGTCATTTCAAGTTCATGCCAAGCTTCGGGAAGCACATCGAAAGTCCAACGAGGAGAAGGTTGATTGCAGGCGCTTTGTGCCAAAAGAAGCAAGAAGGCTGTCTTATGATGAAAGGGCATCACGGGATGCAGTGAAATCCTCAACAAAACTCAAAGAGGTGCCAAGGCTTTCTTTGGACAGCAAAGAACGTTCCACAAGAAGGGCTTGTAGCCCCGAAACAAGATCAAATAATTTCTTCAATGATCTGCAGAGGGAGAATGGGTGCTCTGACAAAATGCTTGACCTGCAGCCAGAAACCGGAATTTTTAAAAGACCGTTGAATGTTGTTGCAAAATTGATGGGATTGGATTTATCAGAGTCAGTGTCAGCCAGTGTTACTCCATCGAGGCTGATCGATACCTGTCCATACGATAGATTTGATCCCTTGTCCAGATCATCGAGAACAACAGATGAATCCAAGCAAGATGTTTCGTCTGGGTTACCAAGTCGTATGCAGAAGGGCTTCAGCTCACCCCAGAGAAGAAGTGCCAATTCAGTCATGAAGCCCGCTGcaaattccaagtttccatTAGAAACAGCTCCTTGGAGGCAGCCACAAGGAAGCAAAGGTTCTCCTCAGTCAGCTTTCATCTGTCAAGAAGAACCTACAAAAGCACCAAAATCATCACCTACAGTTTATGGTGAAATGGAGAAAAGACTAGCAGAACTCGAGTTCAAGAAATCAGGAAAAGACCTCCGCGCTCTTAAACAGATACTTGAAGCAATGCAGACTAAGGAAAACTCAGAGGACAAAAAAGAAGCCTCATATTTTGCCTCTCAAGTAAGCAACAACAGTGTTTTGTCTGAGAGCACAATATCAGCAAGCAAGAAATATGTAAAAACTGGCCCATCACTTCCTGCCACGTCCATGGGTTCCAGATCGCCAAAGAGTTACAGATCACCAATCATCATCATGAAACCGGGACTCGTGGAAAAAACTCACAACTCCACTTCCACAATGATCTCCATGAACACCAGATCTCATCCACGGAAGGTTCATCATAGTAACCCTGTTGACAACAGAGAGGAATTGCTCGAAAGGAAAGCCAAAGATTTGACTCCAAGAAATATTCATACCGGTGACTCTTTCAGTGGACGCCCTCGCTCCACGGACAAGAATCCGAATGTGAGAACTTCTAAGGCTGCACATAAACCAAAGATGTCCCAGAGTGAAGAGAGTTCCCCGGTCCCAAGTAGAAGCATCACGAGCCCCAGACTGCAAAACAGAAGATTTGGATTGGAGAACCAATCTCCAACAGCCACTCTATCATCAGATTCAAGCATGACCAGAAGGCAACGCAGTAGGCAAACATTAGAAGTGAGCACCACAGGTAGAAGACTTGGGCCAAAATCTCTCAGTTTGCACCAAAGCAATTGCCAACTGAGTGAGACCAGCACCAGTACAAGAGCTATGAGCCACCAAGATGATACCAGTTCTCAGCAATCTGAGAGCAACATCAGCTCGGTCTTGGATGCAGACACAGAAGCCACAAGCATTCATCAATCAGACATGATTAGAGATACTTACTTGAAGCGGCACAGCCAGAAACAAAAT AGCCCAGTAGTAGGATTAAATGATGACCGGTTAACAGCAGAGCCCGGGAAAGCTTCCTTAGAACAACCAAGTCCTATCTCTGTTCTTGATTCTACATTCTACAGGGACGACTCGCCTTCTCCTGTGAAGAAGATATCAAATGCCTTTAAAG ATGATGGGCAAAATCTGGAAGCAGAGTATGGGCCAATGGACATAGGTCTGATAACCAGCAGTGTAACACCCAGTCTTGGTGCAGAGATTGACCGCTACAGGTTAGAGAACCTGAAGCAGCTGATTCTGAACCATCGACATAGGAGTAGCACACATGAAGAACCCATCCTTGACCACATTCCTCTCCACTGTGATCGCTCTAATCCAGACCGCATGTACATTTCAGATATATTGGTAGCATCAGGAATTCTTACGTATCTCGAATCTTCTTGGACAACTGTTGAGCCCCACACATTGGACCACTTGATCAACCCTAATTTTTTCCTTGCACTGGAAGAAATCTGGGCAGATATAAAGCTTCATGATGATGGAAAGAGATGCGGAAAGATTCTCCAGTCCCAGTTGGATGATAAGAATCAAAGAAAGCTAGTGTTCGATGTTGTTAATGAATTCCTACTTCAAAAATTAGTTGTGGAGAACAAGCCACGGTTCTCACCAAACAAGCTAGCAGAAGGGAAACCAAGAGGGCAGCAGCTATTGACAGAATTGTGTTCCCAAGTTGATCAGCTACAAAAAAGtaacttgaatggcaatctagatgatgaagatgcaAGTTTGACGAACATCTTGTTGGAGAATTTTATGGATCAATCACAAAATTGGGCAAAGTGTGATGGTGAAATTCCAAGCATAGTGTTGGATGTTGAACGATTGATCTTTAAAGACTTGATAACTGAAATTGTGAGCAGGGAACCAGTTCAACATGCAGGTTGGTCTGGTGGGCATTGCAGGCAACTGTTTTCCAAAAAGGGGCTCTGGTAA